Proteins found in one Polyangiaceae bacterium genomic segment:
- a CDS encoding DUF2188 domain-containing protein — protein MANKTGGGNARYVVKHPDGWAVRAGTAKRASSVHRTQKAAEAAAKSIVANLGGGEVRVQGVGGKWRDSDTVAPGRDPFPPRDRKH, from the coding sequence ATGGCGAACAAGACCGGCGGCGGCAACGCCAGGTATGTGGTCAAACACCCGGACGGCTGGGCGGTGAGAGCGGGCACAGCCAAAAGGGCAAGCTCCGTCCACAGAACCCAGAAGGCAGCCGAGGCAGCGGCCAAGAGCATCGTCGCGAACCTGGGTGGCGGCGAGGTTCGGGTTCAGGGCGTTGGCGGCAAGTGGCGAGACTCCGACACCGTCGCGCCAGGGCGAGACCCATTCCCGCCACGGGACAGGAAGCACTAA
- a CDS encoding ATP-binding protein, whose amino-acid sequence MAKRRGTAAPTQGSLFEEDFLRRTLGDVVRIPDVALSELVANAWDAGASAVALTIPGERGEVLSVEDDGSGLTPDSFQQRWMTLAYDRQKHQGAAAEFPPERHDWTRRAYGRNGQGRHGLLCFADTYDVETWRDGGGVVFRVAVSKGREPFVADKIREFKKAGHGTKLSVAVGRNLPDPDRIRNVLATKFLHDPRFAVSVNGSSVPLAEHPGLLAERRVDVDGLAGLDLYCVEGEAGRIKHQSGVAFWVGGRLVGQPGWVVGDTQVIDGRTRPGRRLTFVIKSDDLFDEVAADWTGFRRTELMAKVFGAVVDAVQDVLRELLSAQVEDTRNEVLSEHKAQLDELTPLERVEVAEVVEAVTQSNPLVASSAISTVVEGVIEAKKKHTPQALFERIMKMPPEDIEGLNRLLDQWTVRDVLTVLDEVDKRIKVVEVLEKVMGDPKVDELKVIHPLVTQARWLFGPEFESPAYASNVTIRSAVKKVFGESIPESAFVNPKKRPDLVFLPDATLSVVATEDVDIATGIARLRTVLLIELKRGGSDVGRREMDQAVGYVEDLLACGLVDGPPRIYGFVVGNCVSTKLTPVRKVGEPEVGRVEALTFGQLVRTANVRLFRLRDQIQDRYPDSGVALLEKLANNPEQLDLLGIATPLAKPADTS is encoded by the coding sequence GTGGCCAAGCGTCGGGGGACAGCAGCACCAACCCAAGGGTCGCTCTTTGAGGAGGACTTCCTGCGACGAACCTTGGGCGACGTCGTTCGGATCCCCGACGTCGCGTTGAGCGAGCTGGTGGCGAACGCTTGGGATGCTGGCGCGTCCGCCGTTGCCCTCACCATCCCGGGAGAAAGGGGTGAGGTGCTGTCCGTAGAGGATGACGGCTCCGGACTCACTCCCGACTCGTTCCAGCAGCGCTGGATGACGCTCGCCTACGATAGGCAGAAGCACCAGGGAGCCGCCGCCGAGTTCCCACCCGAGCGACATGACTGGACACGCCGGGCATACGGCAGGAACGGGCAGGGGCGGCACGGTCTGCTCTGCTTCGCGGACACCTACGACGTCGAAACCTGGCGCGACGGCGGCGGCGTTGTCTTCCGCGTCGCCGTGTCGAAGGGCAGGGAGCCCTTCGTGGCCGACAAGATCCGCGAGTTCAAGAAGGCCGGTCACGGAACCAAGCTGAGCGTCGCTGTCGGTCGCAATCTCCCGGACCCTGATCGCATCCGCAACGTGCTCGCAACCAAGTTCCTCCACGACCCTAGGTTTGCCGTGTCCGTGAACGGCAGCTCCGTGCCGCTCGCCGAACACCCGGGGCTCTTGGCCGAACGAAGGGTCGACGTGGATGGGTTAGCAGGGCTCGACCTGTACTGCGTCGAGGGCGAGGCTGGCCGTATCAAGCATCAGAGCGGCGTGGCTTTCTGGGTCGGTGGCCGTCTCGTGGGGCAGCCCGGATGGGTGGTGGGTGACACGCAAGTCATCGACGGACGGACCCGCCCCGGACGTCGCTTGACGTTCGTCATCAAGTCGGACGATCTGTTCGACGAGGTTGCCGCCGACTGGACTGGCTTCAGGCGCACCGAGTTGATGGCGAAGGTGTTCGGTGCGGTCGTCGATGCGGTGCAAGACGTGTTGCGTGAGCTGCTCAGCGCACAAGTGGAGGATACCAGAAACGAGGTGTTGTCCGAGCACAAGGCTCAACTCGATGAGCTGACCCCCCTGGAACGGGTCGAAGTTGCTGAGGTCGTGGAAGCCGTGACGCAGTCGAATCCGCTCGTCGCGTCCTCAGCGATCTCGACCGTGGTGGAAGGCGTCATCGAGGCCAAGAAGAAGCACACGCCGCAAGCCCTGTTCGAGCGCATCATGAAGATGCCGCCCGAGGACATCGAAGGGCTGAACCGGCTGCTCGACCAATGGACGGTGCGTGACGTGCTCACTGTGCTGGACGAGGTCGACAAGCGGATCAAGGTGGTCGAGGTCCTTGAGAAAGTGATGGGCGACCCGAAGGTCGACGAGCTGAAAGTCATCCATCCCCTGGTGACCCAGGCTCGATGGCTGTTTGGCCCCGAGTTCGAGTCGCCAGCGTATGCATCCAACGTGACCATCAGGAGCGCGGTGAAGAAGGTGTTCGGGGAGTCGATACCCGAGTCGGCGTTCGTGAACCCCAAGAAGCGGCCAGACCTCGTCTTCTTGCCCGACGCCACGCTGAGCGTGGTGGCCACCGAGGATGTGGACATCGCCACGGGCATCGCACGGCTGCGGACCGTTCTGCTGATCGAGCTGAAAAGGGGCGGTTCAGATGTCGGTCGGCGTGAGATGGATCAAGCGGTGGGGTACGTCGAGGACCTGCTCGCCTGCGGTCTCGTCGATGGACCGCCGCGGATCTATGGCTTCGTGGTTGGGAACTGCGTATCTACCAAGCTCACGCCGGTGCGGAAGGTCGGCGAGCCCGAGGTGGGGCGTGTCGAGGCTCTGACCTTCGGTCAACTCGTGCGAACGGCCAACGTGCGTCTCTTCCGCTTGCGAGACCAAATTCAGGACCGCTACCCGGACAGCGGAGTGGCTCTATTGGAGAAGCTAGCCAACAACCCGGAGCAGCTCGACCTGCTCGGCATTGCGACACCCTTGGCCAAGCCAGCGGACACGTCATGA
- a CDS encoding AAA family ATPase, with amino-acid sequence MKIHRIQIKNFRNFEELDVQIGSHLVIVGENGVGKSNLIHALRLVLDPGLPDTRRYLRDDDVWDGVPRPFDKDVEVRVDIDLDDFEEDKSLVADLADFLVEPEPMVARLSYLFRPKHDAGPNPTSDEFEFLVFGGDREEVRVGYEVRKRLPLNYFHALRDVEADLAAWRRSPLRPLLERAWASVGAKTKEQVRDGIAAATDALTSVPAIEKLEESVTNALLDLAGEAQAADVALGVLPTDVDRLLRSVKLLLDGRRRGVGDASLGDANLIYLTLKVLELRHLVFEGERDHTFLAIEEPEAHLHPQLQRQVFRTFLRLRPHQASAEKEALEEAPTTILLTSHSPSIASVAPLKTIVALREERLDRGEQLPPVTRSSGVSTAGLDLDEHTIADLERYLDMTRAELLFARGVILVEGEAEQYLVPKIAQLHGTPLDPLGIAVCAVWGTHFNSYIELVEALELPFAVVTDGDPYEADGETYSDGLARVSKLLERWLDKDACEALDGEGLVEAATEHGLFVGDETFELDLLDSGRCGPMCRTLSALTTNGAAKKRAAAWLASEEVDDKKRFLKDIEEIGKGRYAQRLAGELGHRRLRSGKPSAQGPQYVLDAVDHVVSACKGS; translated from the coding sequence ATGAAGATCCACCGGATCCAGATCAAGAACTTCCGCAACTTTGAAGAACTGGACGTCCAGATTGGTAGCCACCTCGTCATCGTGGGCGAGAACGGGGTCGGCAAGAGCAACCTGATCCACGCCCTGCGTCTTGTGCTCGATCCAGGGCTCCCAGACACGCGCCGCTACCTCCGGGACGATGATGTATGGGACGGTGTGCCACGCCCCTTCGACAAGGACGTCGAAGTGAGGGTCGACATCGACCTTGACGACTTCGAGGAAGACAAGTCGTTGGTTGCCGACCTCGCCGACTTCCTGGTCGAGCCCGAGCCGATGGTCGCCCGGCTGTCCTACCTGTTTCGCCCGAAGCACGATGCGGGACCAAACCCGACTTCCGATGAGTTCGAGTTCTTGGTCTTTGGCGGCGACCGGGAGGAGGTTCGCGTTGGCTACGAGGTCCGCAAGAGGCTTCCGCTCAACTACTTCCATGCTCTGCGGGATGTGGAAGCAGACCTGGCTGCGTGGCGCCGGTCGCCTTTGCGGCCACTGTTGGAGCGAGCTTGGGCCTCTGTGGGTGCCAAGACGAAGGAGCAAGTCCGGGATGGCATCGCCGCCGCGACGGATGCGCTGACCTCGGTGCCCGCCATCGAGAAGCTGGAGGAGAGCGTGACGAACGCCCTTCTGGACCTTGCGGGCGAAGCCCAGGCGGCGGACGTGGCGCTCGGTGTGCTGCCGACCGATGTCGACCGACTGCTCAGGTCCGTCAAGCTGTTGCTGGACGGGAGGCGGCGAGGCGTCGGTGACGCCAGCCTCGGCGACGCGAACCTGATCTACCTGACGCTGAAAGTGCTCGAACTTCGGCACCTCGTATTTGAAGGGGAGCGGGATCATACGTTCCTGGCCATCGAGGAACCGGAGGCGCATCTGCACCCCCAACTCCAGCGGCAGGTGTTTCGGACCTTCCTGCGCCTCCGTCCCCATCAGGCATCTGCTGAGAAGGAAGCGCTCGAAGAAGCGCCGACTACGATTCTCCTGACGTCGCACTCCCCCAGCATCGCGAGCGTTGCCCCCTTGAAGACCATCGTCGCACTGCGTGAGGAACGACTCGATCGGGGAGAGCAGCTTCCACCAGTAACACGATCGAGCGGTGTTTCAACCGCCGGCCTCGACTTGGATGAGCACACCATCGCCGATCTTGAGCGCTACCTTGACATGACTCGTGCGGAGCTGCTGTTTGCACGCGGTGTCATCCTCGTCGAGGGCGAGGCGGAGCAATACCTCGTGCCGAAGATTGCCCAGCTCCATGGGACACCGCTCGATCCGCTGGGGATTGCCGTGTGCGCCGTCTGGGGAACCCATTTCAACAGCTACATCGAACTCGTGGAGGCGCTGGAGCTGCCCTTCGCGGTGGTCACCGATGGCGACCCCTATGAAGCTGATGGAGAGACCTATTCCGATGGGTTGGCTCGCGTCTCGAAGCTGCTCGAACGATGGCTAGACAAGGACGCCTGCGAAGCCTTGGACGGTGAAGGACTCGTCGAGGCCGCCACCGAGCACGGGCTCTTCGTGGGAGACGAGACCTTCGAGCTGGACCTGCTTGATTCCGGACGATGTGGGCCGATGTGTCGCACGCTCAGCGCACTGACCACCAACGGCGCAGCAAAGAAGCGTGCGGCGGCGTGGCTCGCGAGCGAGGAGGTTGATGACAAGAAGCGCTTCTTGAAGGACATCGAGGAGATCGGGAAGGGCCGGTACGCCCAACGACTCGCTGGGGAACTCGGGCACCGCCGCCTACGATCTGGCAAGCCGAGCGCCCAGGGGCCTCAGTACGTGCTCGACGCGGTCGACCATGTGGTCAGCGCGTGCAAGGGATCATGA
- a CDS encoding ATP-dependent helicase, protein MTPYHQAAQSLRENDEQWAAYESPGNCVVLAGPGSGKTKVLTIKMARTIAEGIRPPSSLACVTYNNECARELRARLGELGVDEADGVFVGTLHGFCLRHVVGAFAHLTNAAIPTPLRVASDRIVLSTIGEAAQNLRQCGLPEYMRPDIEKFRRLALDRTPEEGWEVGDRMTDLCVEYERLLLRKGYVDFDGIVYTALHLIEEHDFVRRCLAARFPVLFVDEYQDLGAALHRMVSKLCFDVGVRLFAVGDPDQSIYGFTGARPELLRDLAVDDRVETVQLRLNYRSGTSIVAASKAVLGEPRTYTAKSDASGVIDFHKCSGGIEGQVDVLVSTVLPDLLARYAAGEIVVLHFGWWEGDQIENALGRSEVEYVRLGRTAAYPKTPLTRLIEEFASWAAGGWRTGSPRVSRLLSRWSSLLGVRDPGESREHGLRVARFLLEHRDDGEGLAGPWLRELEQRLVLADRTQQRLADNGHAEALEGLLQVTQAGERLEDFTVANLGGQVGSPQHVNVLTLHSSKGREFDAVVIVGADEGRLPHYRSLDDAEKVREARRLFYVGLSRARHEVRLMYSPRMPGNKHHRGPSRFVEEVRDELSARQDCGR, encoded by the coding sequence ATGACGCCGTACCATCAAGCGGCGCAGTCGCTTCGAGAGAACGACGAGCAGTGGGCGGCTTACGAGTCGCCTGGGAATTGCGTCGTGCTCGCAGGACCTGGCAGTGGGAAGACGAAGGTCCTCACGATCAAGATGGCCCGCACGATCGCCGAGGGGATCCGGCCCCCTTCGAGCTTGGCGTGCGTCACCTACAACAACGAGTGTGCCCGCGAGCTACGTGCCCGGCTTGGAGAGCTTGGGGTCGACGAAGCCGACGGGGTCTTCGTCGGAACGCTGCACGGCTTCTGCCTGCGCCACGTCGTCGGTGCTTTCGCTCACCTCACCAACGCGGCCATTCCGACTCCGCTCCGGGTCGCGTCAGACCGCATCGTGCTCAGCACCATCGGCGAGGCCGCGCAGAACCTGAGGCAATGCGGCCTGCCGGAGTACATGAGGCCAGACATCGAGAAGTTTCGTCGCTTGGCCCTAGACCGGACTCCCGAGGAAGGCTGGGAGGTTGGCGATCGGATGACGGATCTGTGCGTCGAGTACGAGCGGCTACTGTTGCGGAAGGGCTACGTCGACTTCGATGGGATCGTCTACACGGCGTTGCACCTCATCGAAGAGCACGATTTCGTGCGCCGCTGCCTGGCGGCTCGGTTTCCTGTCCTCTTCGTGGACGAGTACCAAGACCTTGGTGCCGCGCTTCACAGGATGGTCTCCAAGCTCTGCTTCGACGTCGGCGTGCGGCTCTTCGCCGTCGGCGACCCGGATCAGTCGATCTATGGATTCACCGGGGCACGCCCGGAACTGCTTCGCGACCTCGCTGTCGACGACCGCGTGGAGACTGTTCAACTTCGGCTGAACTACCGCAGCGGCACCAGCATTGTCGCTGCATCTAAGGCAGTGCTGGGCGAGCCCCGGACCTACACCGCCAAGAGCGACGCCTCGGGTGTCATCGACTTCCACAAGTGCTCCGGCGGCATCGAGGGACAGGTCGATGTGTTGGTGAGCACCGTGCTTCCGGATCTGCTCGCCCGCTACGCTGCCGGCGAGATCGTCGTTCTTCACTTCGGATGGTGGGAGGGCGACCAGATCGAGAACGCGCTAGGGCGGTCTGAGGTTGAATACGTGAGGCTCGGCCGCACAGCGGCCTACCCCAAGACGCCGTTGACGCGACTGATAGAAGAGTTCGCCAGTTGGGCGGCGGGCGGATGGAGGACCGGTAGTCCCCGGGTTTCGCGGCTCCTGTCGCGGTGGTCATCGCTGTTGGGGGTCCGGGATCCAGGCGAGAGCCGCGAGCATGGGCTCCGGGTGGCTCGGTTCCTCCTGGAGCACCGGGATGACGGTGAGGGCCTCGCCGGTCCTTGGCTTCGGGAGCTTGAGCAACGCCTAGTGCTTGCAGACCGCACACAACAACGCCTGGCCGACAACGGGCACGCCGAGGCGCTGGAGGGACTGCTCCAAGTCACACAAGCCGGCGAACGCCTGGAGGACTTCACGGTCGCCAACCTCGGTGGCCAAGTCGGGTCGCCGCAGCACGTGAACGTACTGACCCTTCACTCTTCCAAGGGTCGCGAGTTCGACGCCGTCGTGATCGTCGGTGCCGACGAGGGGCGCCTCCCGCACTATCGCAGCCTCGACGACGCGGAGAAGGTCCGCGAGGCTCGCCGTCTGTTCTACGTCGGCCTGTCGAGGGCTAGGCACGAGGTACGCCTGATGTACTCGCCTAGGATGCCCGGCAACAAGCATCACCGCGGCCCCAGTCGCTTCGTCGAGGAAGTGCGAGACGAACTGAGTGCCCGCCAGGATTGTGGCCGGTGA
- a CDS encoding transposase: MRAGHPREPTPRRSCAVTSPQHGWPVGGGTARGELRTTPRKKKERLRQKHSKPILQRFFSRCDDIWPSLHDDSPIFDAVRYSRNQRVGLQRFLDDGRLPIHNNISELNLRRQAIGRKNWLFVGSEDGAAANVAFTSLLASCRMHDVEPWSYLRDLLCLLPDWPAHRLLELSPLHWTATAQLPEAQRALHDNVYRRLTLLGAPAAGG; this comes from the coding sequence ATGCGAGCTGGCCATCCCCGCGAACCTACACCCAGGCGGTCGTGCGCCGTGACCTCTCCGCAGCATGGATGGCCAGTCGGCGGAGGTACGGCGCGAGGTGAGCTTCGAACAACTCCGCGGAAGAAGAAGGAGCGGCTGAGACAAAAGCACTCCAAGCCGATCCTCCAGCGCTTCTTCTCAAGGTGCGACGACATCTGGCCATCGCTGCACGATGACTCACCGATCTTCGATGCGGTACGGTACTCACGCAATCAGCGCGTGGGACTGCAACGCTTTCTCGACGACGGGCGTCTCCCCATCCACAACAACATCAGCGAGTTGAATCTCAGAAGGCAGGCGATCGGCCGCAAGAATTGGCTCTTCGTCGGCAGCGAGGACGGCGCGGCAGCCAACGTGGCCTTCACCTCGCTGCTCGCCAGTTGCCGCATGCACGATGTGGAGCCGTGGAGCTACCTCCGCGACCTCCTGTGCTTGCTGCCTGACTGGCCCGCGCACCGCTTGCTCGAGTTGTCGCCTTTGCACTGGACCGCCACGGCACAACTGCCCGAGGCCCAGCGTGCCCTCCACGACAACGTCTACCGCCGCCTCACGCTGCTCGGCGCCCCGGCTGCCGGCGGCTAG
- a CDS encoding site-specific integrase has product MNSTDSCVAIHLVRSPWIVRVRRHLEAYMDKWKKRWKSWVKPTRLAGVWKRKEGGHLVRARVTNPTTGRMEEIRKVLPEADQATAFKWLSDERARVRAGLVSAQLAKTRFGDFAISVLEHKVQQGHLRSQKSAERWKYTLEHLIGGTVTADGARHVPGFGDFFVDQIRPEHVEQWRAGVLELIASGQYSPNTTNSWLSILRVIAREAKRRHKLRELFTEGVPDFDTSEHVTYTEEAPNSLTSEQVPLFLAKLLELHPRHYAMSYLGLATGLRPSSLRPLRRSGETPDVQWESCRLLVRRSQTSGQRVLNTTKQKKRYCIELPKEVVEVLRWHTETQLVTPEQQGSELLFPSVTGGYRSPTVLNKPFAEVSEVIGLGYSFTQIGMRRTFNDLARTAQVEAIVTRSISGHLTERMQDHYSTVQPDEQRESIARVIDLMTARRARKAADSQSESGGATDDPPHRNGASGGTPDGAIDGENGARSGPPGVESGTPGGTPLCSSGTPKGRVG; this is encoded by the coding sequence GTGAACTCGACCGATTCCTGCGTGGCGATTCACCTGGTACGATCCCCTTGGATCGTCCGGGTGCGCCGCCATTTGGAGGCGTACATGGACAAGTGGAAGAAGCGTTGGAAGAGCTGGGTCAAGCCGACAAGGCTGGCCGGCGTTTGGAAGAGAAAGGAAGGAGGTCATCTGGTGCGCGCCCGAGTCACCAACCCGACGACGGGGCGCATGGAAGAGATCCGGAAGGTGCTGCCGGAAGCCGATCAGGCGACGGCGTTCAAGTGGCTGTCGGACGAGCGGGCACGCGTGCGGGCCGGCCTCGTCTCAGCTCAGCTAGCGAAGACGCGCTTCGGCGACTTCGCGATTTCCGTGTTGGAGCACAAGGTCCAGCAGGGACATCTGCGAAGCCAAAAAAGCGCTGAACGGTGGAAGTACACCCTGGAGCACTTGATCGGCGGAACCGTTACCGCTGACGGGGCTCGCCACGTGCCCGGGTTCGGCGACTTCTTTGTCGACCAGATCCGACCCGAGCATGTGGAGCAGTGGCGCGCCGGGGTCCTGGAGTTGATCGCGTCGGGCCAGTATTCGCCCAACACGACCAACAGCTGGCTTTCAATCTTGCGGGTGATTGCGCGGGAGGCGAAGCGCCGGCACAAGCTCCGGGAACTCTTCACCGAGGGCGTGCCGGACTTCGACACGTCCGAGCACGTTACGTACACTGAGGAGGCGCCGAACTCGCTTACTAGCGAGCAAGTGCCGCTGTTCTTGGCGAAGCTGCTGGAGCTGCATCCCCGGCACTACGCCATGAGCTACCTCGGGCTGGCCACCGGGCTTCGGCCATCCTCGCTGCGTCCATTGCGCCGCTCCGGGGAGACTCCAGATGTCCAGTGGGAGAGCTGCCGCCTGCTCGTACGTCGGTCTCAGACGTCGGGCCAGCGGGTCTTGAACACCACGAAGCAGAAGAAGCGCTACTGCATCGAACTGCCAAAGGAGGTCGTGGAGGTGTTGCGCTGGCACACGGAAACTCAGCTCGTAACGCCTGAACAACAGGGATCTGAGCTGCTTTTTCCGTCCGTTACGGGCGGTTATCGCTCACCAACGGTGCTCAACAAGCCCTTCGCGGAAGTGTCCGAGGTCATTGGTCTTGGATACAGCTTCACCCAGATCGGCATGCGTCGCACGTTCAATGACTTGGCCCGGACTGCCCAGGTCGAAGCCATCGTGACGCGTAGCATCTCGGGTCACCTCACCGAGCGCATGCAGGACCACTATTCGACGGTGCAGCCCGACGAGCAGCGCGAGAGCATCGCGCGCGTCATCGACTTGATGACGGCACGCCGGGCCAGGAAAGCGGCAGACTCGCAGTCCGAAAGTGGCGGGGCGACCGACGACCCTCCGCATCGGAATGGCGCGTCAGGTGGTACTCCAGATGGCGCTATCGATGGCGAAAACGGTGCCCGTTCGGGCCCACCTGGAGTCGAAAGTGGTACTCCCGGTGGTACTCCACTGTGTTCAAGTGGTACTCCGAAGGGTCGCGTGGGGTAG